In the genome of Bacillus sp. S3, one region contains:
- a CDS encoding arsenic transporter, giving the protein MYHQSTMIITIFAFIFTMALIFIRPKNMNESIPATIGAILVFLSGSVSTGDLLDISSKVTGAAITIIATIVMAIVLESFGFFSWTAALMLKLSKGSGIRLFWNTLLLCFLMTLFFNNDGSILITTPILILILNNLKLKNSQKIPFLLSGALIATASSAPIGVSNIVNLIALKIIGMDLYLQTEMMFVPGVLGLLFLSYLLFLVFKKDIPTEIGHHSYSIPLQKNRPFHPLQKNAENLFHQQKKLMINMLIFVFLVRISLFAASFIGISVSLVAVCGSIILLIWRWIYLKVNPKDVAGKIPWHILIFAFSMYVIIFGLHNIGLTSILIDNLTSLVHDSLLHASLTMGVITALLSNIFNNHPALMISTLALTDMGLDPLIMKTVYLANIIGSDIGSLILPIGTLATLIWMHILKRNKIQITWVEYMKITLLVIPPTLIFTLICLYGWLLLVFVP; this is encoded by the coding sequence ATGTATCATCAATCAACGATGATCATCACCATATTTGCATTTATTTTCACAATGGCTTTGATATTTATCCGTCCAAAAAATATGAATGAATCAATACCAGCCACGATTGGAGCCATTCTCGTATTTTTAAGCGGGAGTGTTTCGACGGGCGATCTGCTTGATATAAGTTCAAAAGTTACAGGAGCCGCCATCACCATTATTGCCACTATCGTTATGGCCATTGTGCTTGAAAGCTTCGGCTTTTTCAGTTGGACCGCTGCGCTTATGTTAAAATTGTCAAAAGGGTCAGGAATTCGCTTATTTTGGAATACGTTACTGCTCTGCTTTTTAATGACCTTATTTTTTAATAACGATGGTAGCATATTGATAACTACACCCATACTTATCCTCATTTTAAATAATCTTAAGTTAAAAAACAGCCAAAAAATACCCTTTCTTTTAAGTGGTGCATTAATCGCAACTGCTTCTAGTGCTCCAATCGGGGTTAGCAACATAGTCAACCTTATCGCTTTGAAAATAATCGGAATGGATCTTTATCTGCAAACAGAAATGATGTTTGTTCCTGGTGTGCTTGGATTACTTTTCTTATCCTATTTGTTGTTTCTAGTGTTTAAGAAGGATATTCCAACGGAAATTGGCCACCATTCCTACTCAATCCCTTTACAAAAAAATCGGCCTTTCCATCCCTTGCAGAAGAACGCCGAAAATTTATTTCACCAACAGAAGAAACTCATGATAAACATGTTAATTTTTGTATTCCTCGTTAGAATTAGTCTATTTGCTGCCTCTTTTATTGGCATTTCCGTATCACTTGTAGCGGTATGCGGTTCAATCATCTTATTAATTTGGAGGTGGATCTATTTAAAGGTAAATCCTAAAGACGTAGCAGGAAAAATTCCATGGCATATATTAATCTTTGCATTTAGTATGTATGTCATCATCTTCGGCTTGCACAATATCGGCTTAACGTCTATCTTAATAGATAATCTGACATCACTCGTCCATGACAGCCTGTTACATGCAAGCTTAACAATGGGTGTCATAACAGCTTTGTTGTCAAATATCTTTAACAATCACCCAGCCTTAATGATTTCCACTCTCGCCTTGACAGATATGGGACTAGACCCGCTTATTATGAAAACAGTGTATCTGGCCAATATCATCGGCAGTGATATCGGCTCACTGATCCTGCCAATAGGAACGTTGGCCACCCTGATTTGGATGCATATTTTAAAAAGAAATAAAATACAAATCACCTGGGTTGAATATATGAAGATTACCCTCCTTGTCATTCCACCAACGCTCATATTTACACTAATTTGCTTATATGGATGGCTGCTGCTTGTATTTGTACCGTAA
- the map gene encoding type I methionyl aminopeptidase: protein MIAKTEEDFNGLKAIGKIVASIRDELVQRTKPGITTKELDDIAGALFEKAGAVSAPKGEYDFPGYTCISVNEEVAHGIPGDRVINEGDLVNIDVSGSKNGYFADTGISIVVGEGDELFKKICSVAKEAFEAGLKKAKPGSKITGMGKVVHQIARQHGLTVIKNLTGHGIGRTIHEAPEYIYNYNETSDNGLLKEGMVIAFEPFISTLEEEVFQVEDDEWTFVTENSFVAQYEHTLIITKEGPIILTK, encoded by the coding sequence ATGATTGCCAAGACAGAAGAGGATTTTAATGGTTTAAAAGCGATAGGAAAAATCGTTGCATCAATAAGAGATGAATTAGTACAAAGAACGAAACCTGGTATCACAACAAAGGAACTTGATGATATTGCTGGAGCACTATTTGAAAAGGCAGGGGCTGTTTCAGCACCGAAAGGGGAATATGATTTTCCAGGTTATACTTGTATCAGTGTGAACGAAGAAGTGGCACATGGCATTCCCGGCGATCGGGTTATTAACGAAGGGGATCTAGTAAACATTGACGTTTCGGGTTCCAAAAATGGCTATTTTGCTGATACGGGTATTTCTATTGTTGTTGGGGAAGGCGATGAACTATTTAAGAAAATCTGCAGCGTTGCAAAAGAAGCATTTGAGGCAGGACTAAAAAAAGCAAAACCAGGTTCAAAAATAACTGGAATGGGTAAGGTCGTTCACCAAATTGCCAGACAGCATGGATTAACAGTTATCAAAAATCTAACTGGTCATGGAATAGGACGGACAATCCATGAAGCACCAGAGTATATTTATAATTATAACGAAACTTCGGACAACGGCCTGTTAAAAGAAGGTATGGTTATCGCATTTGAACCATTTATCTCAACCTTAGAAGAAGAAGTATTTCAAGTGGAAGATGATGAATGGACCTTTGTTACCGAAAACAGCTTTGTTGCACAGTATGAACACACATTAATTATCACCAAAGAGGGACCAATCATTTTAACAAAATAA
- a CDS encoding ring-cleaving dioxygenase: MELLGLHHVSILTGKAERNYDFFTKILGMRLVKKTVNQDNTDSYHLFYADAEGTPGTDITFFDIPGLGHTYRGTSDISTVSLRVKSTDSLLFWKDRFDHYRIQHDEIEKRANRDTLAFRDFEGTQLILVADNGEKGVRAGVPWERDDIPLEHTIIGLGPVTLTVGIAEPTIGVLTEVMGFRSVGSYPSLDGKHPDILVYATGEGGSGAEVHIETRPELPRARLGRGGVHHVAFRVPNEEEYDQWAKRLKEYRLPNSGKVERYYFKALYFREPNGILFELSTDTPGFATDEPMETMGQSLALPPFLEPKRVDIEAKLRPLELR, from the coding sequence GTGGAACTATTAGGACTACATCATGTGTCTATCCTAACAGGTAAAGCAGAAAGAAATTATGACTTTTTTACCAAGATTCTAGGAATGCGATTGGTTAAGAAAACCGTAAATCAAGATAACACAGACTCCTATCATCTTTTTTATGCGGATGCGGAAGGAACTCCTGGAACGGATATTACTTTCTTTGATATTCCCGGCCTTGGGCACACATATAGAGGAACATCAGATATTTCTACAGTATCGCTTAGGGTGAAAAGTACAGATTCATTGTTATTCTGGAAAGACCGTTTTGATCATTATCGAATTCAACATGATGAGATTGAAAAAAGAGCGAACCGCGACACACTAGCCTTTAGAGATTTCGAAGGCACACAATTAATCCTTGTCGCAGATAACGGCGAAAAGGGTGTACGAGCAGGGGTTCCATGGGAGCGTGACGATATTCCATTAGAACATACAATTATCGGATTAGGACCTGTTACACTGACTGTTGGCATTGCCGAACCAACCATTGGGGTGTTGACTGAGGTTATGGGATTTCGCTCCGTCGGTTCTTATCCATCGCTTGATGGAAAGCATCCGGATATATTGGTATATGCAACCGGCGAAGGCGGCAGCGGTGCAGAAGTCCATATTGAAACCAGACCAGAACTGCCTAGAGCTAGATTAGGCCGCGGCGGGGTACACCATGTCGCTTTTCGGGTTCCGAACGAGGAAGAATATGATCAATGGGCAAAGAGACTAAAGGAGTACCGTTTGCCGAATTCCGGAAAAGTTGAGCGATATTATTTCAAAGCATTGTATTTTCGAGAACCAAATGGCATATTATTTGAACTTTCAACAGATACTCCAGGATTCGCTACAGATGAACCAATGGAAACAATGGGTCAAAGCCTGGCATTACCACCATTTTTGGAACCAAAACGCGTCGATATTGAAGCGAAATTAAGACCATTGGAACTTCGTTAA
- a CDS encoding alpha/beta hydrolase, whose translation MKHIYNPGKDAAKPTLLLLHGTGGNELDLLPLAGMIDDEAAVLSVRGNVLENGMPRFFRRLAEGIFDEEDLIFRTKELNEFLDEAAKKYHFDRNNIMAIGYSNGANIAASLLFHYQDALKGAILHHPMVPRKGIELPDLTGKSVFIAAGKNDPICSPLESAELQSLLEKANAKVELHWENRGHQLTVDEVEAAAAWYKKIVNK comes from the coding sequence ATGAAACATATATATAATCCAGGGAAAGACGCTGCAAAACCCACATTACTTTTACTGCATGGTACTGGTGGAAATGAACTGGATCTTTTACCACTTGCGGGAATGATTGATGATGAGGCAGCTGTATTAAGTGTCCGAGGAAATGTATTAGAAAATGGAATGCCTCGTTTTTTCCGCAGATTAGCAGAAGGAATTTTTGATGAAGAGGATCTTATTTTCCGGACAAAAGAGTTAAACGAGTTTCTTGACGAAGCAGCTAAAAAGTATCATTTTGATAGAAATAATATTATGGCTATTGGTTATTCCAATGGAGCCAATATTGCTGCAAGTTTATTGTTTCACTATCAAGATGCATTAAAAGGGGCAATTCTTCATCATCCGATGGTTCCGAGAAAAGGTATTGAACTTCCTGACTTAACAGGAAAATCAGTATTTATTGCCGCTGGAAAAAACGATCCTATCTGTTCCCCGCTCGAATCAGCTGAACTACAATCATTATTAGAGAAAGCAAACGCAAAAGTGGAGCTCCATTGGGAAAATAGGGGTCATCAGTTAACCGTCGATGAGGTAGAAGCGGCGGCTGCATGGTATAAAAAGATTGTAAACAAGTAA
- a CDS encoding CoA-disulfide reductase: MTKKIIIIGGVAGGATTAARLRRMNEEVEIILVERGEHISFANCGLPYYIGETIKDRSKLLVQTVRGMSERFKLDIRNFSEALSIDPENKKVTIKNLQTGEVYEESYDKLLLSPGARPIVPPIPGLNENGTLFTLRNIPDTDRIKNYVDSNNPKKGVIIGGGFIGIEMAENLVDRGIEVTIIEMANQIMAPIDFEMASILHSHLKEKGVQLILENGVQSFSDEGKRIVLSDGTEMETDMTVLSIGVRPENELAKTAGLELGERGGIIVNEYLQTSNQYIYAVGDAVEVVDYISGAKTIIPLAGPANRQGRIAANNMMGKKEKYQGTMGTSIAKVFDLTVAATGNNEKLLKRLGMSYEVVHIHPSSHAGYYPDAAPIALKVIFEKQTGKIFGAQAVGADGVDKRIDVIATAIKGGLTVEDLTNLELSYAPPYSSAKDPVNMAGYVASNITEGELEHIQWHEVDQIVAEGGLLIDVREPMEREFGYIEGSINISLNELRNKLADIPKDQTIYVSCQVGLRGYLASRILKNNGYRVKNVDGGWKTYSSVRNGD, encoded by the coding sequence ATGACCAAGAAAATCATCATCATCGGTGGAGTTGCAGGTGGTGCAACTACAGCAGCAAGATTAAGAAGAATGAATGAAGAGGTAGAAATTATCCTTGTAGAACGCGGTGAACATATTTCATTTGCCAATTGCGGTTTACCTTACTATATTGGTGAGACAATTAAAGATAGAAGTAAATTATTAGTGCAGACGGTAAGAGGAATGTCTGAACGGTTCAAATTGGATATCCGCAATTTCAGTGAAGCATTGAGCATCGATCCAGAAAACAAGAAGGTGACGATCAAAAATTTACAAACTGGGGAAGTGTACGAAGAATCATATGACAAATTATTATTATCACCAGGTGCACGACCTATTGTCCCTCCAATCCCGGGATTAAATGAAAACGGGACTCTATTTACTTTACGAAATATTCCTGATACAGACCGGATCAAAAACTATGTTGATTCTAACAATCCTAAAAAGGGAGTCATTATCGGCGGCGGTTTTATTGGGATTGAAATGGCCGAAAACTTAGTGGATAGGGGAATAGAAGTAACTATTATCGAGATGGCCAATCAAATAATGGCTCCGATTGATTTTGAAATGGCTAGTATTTTACACAGTCATTTAAAAGAAAAAGGTGTACAGCTAATTTTAGAAAATGGTGTTCAATCATTTAGTGACGAAGGAAAGCGGATCGTCCTATCTGATGGGACGGAAATGGAAACAGATATGACAGTTCTGTCTATCGGTGTTAGACCGGAAAATGAATTGGCTAAGACAGCAGGTTTGGAATTAGGAGAGCGCGGCGGAATCATTGTAAATGAGTACCTTCAAACATCGAATCAATATATTTATGCTGTTGGAGATGCAGTAGAAGTAGTTGATTATATAAGCGGTGCAAAAACGATAATCCCGCTTGCCGGACCTGCTAACCGTCAAGGTCGGATAGCTGCGAATAACATGATGGGGAAGAAAGAGAAGTATCAAGGAACAATGGGTACCTCAATTGCGAAGGTGTTTGACTTAACTGTCGCTGCCACTGGAAATAATGAAAAACTATTAAAGCGCTTAGGTATGTCCTATGAAGTCGTTCATATTCACCCGAGCTCACATGCAGGGTATTACCCAGATGCAGCACCAATTGCCTTAAAAGTAATATTTGAGAAACAAACTGGAAAAATCTTTGGAGCCCAAGCCGTAGGCGCGGACGGTGTCGATAAGCGGATCGATGTGATTGCTACAGCCATAAAAGGCGGTTTAACAGTAGAAGATCTGACTAACCTTGAATTATCCTACGCCCCACCGTATTCGTCTGCTAAGGATCCTGTAAATATGGCAGGCTATGTGGCATCCAATATCACAGAAGGTGAATTGGAGCATATTCAATGGCATGAAGTGGACCAAATTGTTGCAGAGGGTGGACTCTTAATCGATGTTCGAGAGCCAATGGAACGTGAATTTGGATATATTGAAGGCTCCATAAATATCTCCCTAAACGAACTAAGAAATAAATTAGCGGATATTCCAAAAGATCAGACCATTTATGTCAGTTGTCAAGTAGGATTAAGAGGATATT